TAGTACGCAGTATGGGTGTTCGCGAAGGATGGTCGGAAGTACGCCTGGTTGTTCCCCGTCTCCGATAAGGCGTTCAAGGGCGTCCTCACCGCTATATTCAGACATATCAATACGCTGCATTTTGTCTTCGCCACCGAAAAATATATTGGCGAGAGCTTTGGCGGTTTCGGTCTTACCCACACCAGTTGGCCCAAGGAAGAGGAATGAACCCATTGGCTTATCAGTAGATTGGATGCCAGCGCGAGCGCGCCGCATGGTGCGGGCAATTGCGTCGATCGCACGCTGCTGCCCGATCACTTGCTGGTGAAGCTTATCTCCGAGGTTGAGTAGGAGGTCACGTTCCTCGTCCTTAATCGGGCCAGCGGGTACTCCGGTCATATCGCTCACCGATTGATACACGAAGTCTTCAGTGATCACACTGACTCCCTGCTGACTGGCCTTAGTTGCAATGTCGATCAAAAGCTCGATCGCTTTGTCGGGCATCACCCCTTCGACTACGTAGCGGTCAGCAGCAGTGGTGATCGCGTTAAGGCCAGCGTAAGTAAAGAGAATGTTGAATTTCATCTCGTGTTGGAGTGCAATGTCTTGAAGTACACGAGTAGTTGCAGTGAGGTCTGGGGTGTCGATCAATACTTCGGCGAAGCGGCGGGTAAATGCGCCGAGTGTCTCGAGGTAGGTGTGGTATGCTCCCGGGGTGTCAGTAGCGATGAGTTGTAATTGTGGAAGAGCCAGGAACTCATCGAGGAGTTCAGGAATAAATACGCCCATGGCTTCAGCTTCTCGTACGAACGTACTGAGGTTTTCGATCACAATGATCGTGTTGCCTGCGTTGGTCGCTTCAGTGAAGAGTTCAAGGAGCGTCAGTTCAAGCGCTTGCTTATCGCGGTGTACTGCGAAAAGACGATTGGTATCAAGTACGATCATGTGTCGACCGGCGATCGCATCAAGTGACTTGCCAGTCTGCATTCGACGGTTCACCTCCATGACCAGGTCCATCTTTCCGACACCTGCTTCACCGATGATCAATACATTGGAAGCTTTCGCGCGGACGAGAGTTGATTCGATCTCACGCACTTTTTCATCTGCAAACGAACTGTCTGCGCCGAGAGTCGAGAAGACAGCGCTGGTGCGAATATCGCGAGAGAACCGTTGCAAGATGTAGGCGGTTCCATAGGCCCACTCACGTCCGATGCCGGTAGTGCGAGAAAGATTGTCCTTACTCCACCAACGTTGGCGACGCTTTTCTTGATGGTAGCTACCTACTACCCACCGTAGTGAGCCGAGGAATATCTCTTCGCGAATGCCAGCATTTTTGAACAGTGCTTTGAAGGCTGTGTCGTGAATGAGGAGGTATTTACCGAGTCCGATCAGACTGAAGATCTCATCTTCTGGAAGCATGACCATATCAGCGGTGATCTTCTGGCGGGCCCCTTGGAGGTATGCGTCAACTGCATCACTGCTTAGGCCGCTCCGTAGTAGCGCGGTAGCGCCAAAAGTCGAAACACAAAAGGCCATACTGACATCGTTTGGGTACTTGAGGGTGGCTGCAGCTACATCGTAGGTGGCCACTTCCACATCTTTTTCTTCGATACCGATGAGTGAGTTGAGTCCGCGGAAGTAGTAACTGTTGTGGTACGCATAGCTTAGGATTTGCTCAAGCCAGATCGCGGTGCTGATCAGTGAGACACCGAGGAGTTGGGTGGTGTATGCTTCGCCCATAAAGAAATAGGTTGCTACGGCTGCTCCTCCAGTGACGACCGCGATCACAAAGCTGATCTTTCGAAGTACTGAGAGTAGTGAGCGACTCATGATCGCGGTGAGTCGAATTGCTGGTTGGTAATCTTTGATGCTGTTGCCAAGAGTATTCATAAGATGAAATTGATTATGCGAACAACAGTGAGACACCGAGTATGAGTAACGCAACAATAGCTAGCGGTGCGACTATCCAAAACAAGTAGGTGGCAAAGCCAGCAACTATAATAAGTGCGAGAGCGATCAATCCGGCAGCGATGATAAAAGTACGCATGATGAAACCAATGATGCGCGAAATAAGCCCGATAATGAGGTAGGCAGCTAAGTCCTCAAAGTTCCACTTGTCACCTCGGTCCTCAATGATCCGCTTCCACGGTGAAAACCAAGTGCGGAATAGTTGTGGCAAGGAGAAGAAGTGGATGATGAACCAGATGAGATTCAACCAGACGTTAAATATCTCTAAAAAGGCGCGAGAGTAGTGCCATAACAAATAGTGGTGCACTATCGAAAGAAAGAGCATGGTGTCTCTATTATGACATATGCGCAAAGGAAAAGCGCAGCATCCACAAGTGGATGCTGCGCTTACTGACGTCTACACGTCGGTTGGATCATGCAACATGACGCACCTCCTCTGTTGTCGTGAGTGACTGTTTGTCTCAACTACGTAGCGACAGGACCTTCCGCATGTCGGCCACTTGGGTCAACAGCTTCGCTTTCAGTTCAACTGAAGCACCACCGAGCGTTTCAGCGATCACGACCGCCTCGTCGAGATACTGTGCGATCTTGTCTCGATCCCAGAAGCTCGGAAAGGTCTTGAGGTTTGAGAGCCGATCGGCGAGTTTGACGCACTGCACACGAGCCGGAGCTGCTTTCGCACGCTGGAGCATATCTACAAATTGCTCCCCTTTCTGCAGTCGGCTGTTTTTAGATGTCACCTGTACATCATCGGCTGTGATCTGACCAAATTGATCGCGCACGTTTTCGTAGGTCACCGCAGTGTCCTCGATCACGTCATGTAAGATCGCGTCGACCAGTGCCTGATCCATCTCGGATCCTGTCAGACCAGAGTGAAAGGCGATCTCGTTTGCAACATCGATCGGGTGAAAGATGTATGGCACGAACTCGTTTCCCTTCCGGACCTGGTTTCCGTGTGCGATGGTGGCGAATTGGATCGCATGGTTGATGCGGTTGTTTTGGTTGGGGATGTAGAGTGCCATATCACCCTCCTTCAAGTTGTTTGGGTTGTTGCAGCGGACACCAGCTTGGTGTCACTGCTTCTTTGCGCAAATTGTAGGGTCGTATTGCTGGCATGACGACTCGGTACGGTGAGAGATCTGCAGCGTAGCGAGAAGATAGTTGCCGCTTGGGGTTCGCTGCTTGGGTGCACACGACCGCTTGGTCATCGTCGCAGAACCAGTCGTCTGGATCAGGGTCACTGATCACTTGGTGATAGGGGCAGTCAAGGCAATTGTCATACATAACGTTGGTCATGAAGAGGCTCCTTTGGTTGTAATGAACGACCGTTTGCAGTGTATGCTAGTAATTATCTTTTGTTATTGCAATTTATACTTTTTGTAAGTCTAGCTGCAGAAAAAGCATTTTAATGCTATAAAATAAAGGTATTTAAATTGTAATTATTTCTTACAAATGGACACGTTCGAGCTTGTACACCAGGCAGGTTTGCCAAAAAAAGAAGCGTCAGTTTACACTGCCCTTTTAGAATATGGTCAGCAATCACTGTCAGACCTACATCGTCGTACACAGATAAATCGTCCAGCCTTGTATCAGGTCCTGCCTGCACTCGAGCGACGCGGTCTTGTGAGTAAGGTGCGATGTAAAAATCGTCATCAGTATGTCGCTGAATCACCCAAACGACTCCTTGAGCAGTATCAGGAGCAAACAGAGTATCAGATCGATGGGCTTACCAGCTTGGCAGAGCAATTTGAACATCATAGTGCAAAGCGACCAGTGGTGAAGTATTTTGAAGGAGATAAAGGTATCCGCTTTGCGTTTAACGACATCATTCATACGTTGCCGGTTGGTGGAGAGTTTTATCGTTACTCATCACGTATAAACCAAAAGACGCAGGATTTTGATAACACGCTGTACGCGCGTGAACGGGATAAGCGAAAGATCGAACGCTTGGTGATCACTAGTGAAGAAAAAGCTGCCGTTAAAGAGCCAAAGCTTGAGCGAACGGTTCGCTCTATACCAAAAGAATTTGATCTGTTTGAAGACAACATTTCCCTCGTGCTCTATGGTGATAAGGCGGCATACATTGATTATGGTTCAAAGACCTCGTTTATCATTGAGTCGGCTAAGATAGCGCGTTTTCATCAGAAGTTGTTTAAGTTGTTGTGGAAGAAGCTGCGTTGAGTTGTTGTGGGATTTTGTCGTTTCTGTGTATACCGCAATAAGGCAGTCTGGAGGTGAATACACATGCTAACTGGTATCAGAATTGTAGGGACACTGATCGTTCATGAACTGGATAACAGAGTATTTCATTTTCGTGCAGAGAATCGCTGTTTGACACTGCGCGGCGAATTGCACTATTCAGATCGTGTACATCAAATCGCTGCACACATCATAGCTCGCGAGTTAAATGTGTTGGTGATATGGCAAGATATGATCGGTATGAAACATCTGGTTGAACCCGATACAATATTGGACGATATGGAATCATTACTGAACGTAATAGATCCACGTGATCAGGAAATGTACCGAGTCAGTACTACCCTACAGTAAAAAACCTATGCATCACTTCACAAAAAGCAGCCTTTTGGCTGCTTTTTAAATTAAAATCGGTGCAGGCCACAAGGTCTGCACCGATTTTAGTATTAGTAATTGAGTGCTTACGCAGCCTCAGCCTGATCGAAGTTGTCGTCGTTTGCAGCTTCTGCTGGAGCAGCATTGCCAACCTTTGTTACGTTAGCAGCTGCAGGACCCTTTGGTCCTTCCTCAACGTCGAAAGTGACTGCGTCACCTTCCTTAAGATCATCGAAAGTGATGTCTACCACAGCTGATGCGTGGAAAAATACATCCTTATCTCCTTCTTCTGGCTTGATGAATCCGTAACCTTCATCGCGCTTGCGTACTACTGTTCCCTTCATATTTATATATAGTTTATTTTTCTAACTACAAAACGTCACTTCCTTAACTTCTTCAATGAGACTTCAAGAGGAGCGGTTTCGTTAGAAGCATTAAAGCATAGGGGGGTAAAAGTGCAAGGGGTTTGGGCGATTTGGAACACTTGCTATTGGTGCTTGTGGTGGTATGTTTGTTGGTGAATTACTTTTGCATAAAGAGGTGTGAAAGATGAATGATCCCACAAAGCTGGGTCGCCGAGTTGTTATCAAAGCAAAGACAAAGTCTAAAGCTGGGAAGGATCATAGTGGCTCTAGTGGCAAGGAGGGTGTGCTGTATGTGACTGTAGAAGGCCAGGAGGTGGAGAAAGCTCGAGTGGCTGGTCCTAACTCTAAATTTGTGCAAAGAAAATTGCGCAGTACAGGCTTGATCCCCACGTATGTGACACTCAAGAACTATGGAGAGACAGTGTTCTAACCAGTACGATAACTAGTAAGCCCTGCAGACGCAGGGCTTTGGTGTGCTAGAGAGAGGACTTGGTCACAAGTCACTCTCTCCGGTCGCGCTCGCGACCCCGCCTCGGCCTCGTCTTCTCCACTTCGTTACGAAGCCGGCTTTGCGGCCTCCGGCTTTCAAGCCCCCTCCCAGCTGCTAGTCGCAAAAAGCTCTAAAAGTATTCACTTTTAGAGCTTGCGCCTAGTGCTGGAGAGAGGACTTGAACCTCCACGTCTTGCGACATACGCACCTGAAGCGTACGTGTCTACCAATTTCACCACTCCAGCATTTGAATGATGTGGCTGAAATTAAATCACAGAATAGTCTAAATACAAAGAAAACGACCGAGCAGGTGCTCGGTCGAGATGTTAGATGAGGAGTCGTCGTTCGACCCAACGCAAAGTATCGGGCCATCCGTGTCGGACTGGTTGCCAGCATCCCAGTGAAGTAAACGCAAACGGGCGCCGGCGAAGCCGGCGCCCGTTTACTTGTTACTCAAAATATCCTGCTGCCTGAAACGCCTTCAGGTCCTGCTTTAGTTGATGTTCTTGCAAAAAGTTGAGGTTGACTTGCGCGTGGGCTCGCACGATCTGCCAGGCATCGCCCAGTGGTATGTCGTAGCTGGCTGCAAGCGCCTGTGCACTGTCCACAAATTCCTTTGCAGTTGTTACTTCCCAAGTACTCACTTCCGGCACGATCTCCGTTTGGAGGCGTTTATTTAAATCATTGATTTGCTCTTGTTGTTCGTGGCCTGGCGTTTTAAAGGCACTATTTTCGATACTCATGATTACATAATAACAGTTTTTTCTGGCTCAAGAACGGTAAACGTAATATTTTGTTTGGTTAGTTCCCGCTCAAAATGCGGATATGTCACTCGTTTTCCCACTTCTGAAAGTACTGCTTCATGAACCGGGATGACTTGCTTTGGATTCACTGCCAGGACGTACCGAATTGCTTCATTCACCTTAAGCCATGGTCCAGCTACGGGCGCGGCGAGAATATTTACTTGTTCGTCAGGCACAATATATGAATCACCTGGGTAAAAGAATTCCCCATCTTCAAGGAGAAAGCCAGTGTTTTCCACTTGTCCGAAGTTCTCATATATCTCTTCATGTTTTCCATCATAGGGCTTGATCGAAATCCCGGCGGCGGTCGTCGTTTCGCGGTCGGTGAGTGTGGTGTATGAAATGCCAAGCTCACCAAGGATCTTTCCCACCCCGGTATTGGTCACGACCGCCGCCCGCGGATTCAATGCAAGAACAGCTTGTAGTGATTGTGTGTGCAGGTGGTCCCCGTGTTCATGAGTGATCAGAATGAGATCGATACCAGTTAGCTCAGTAAATCCGCTACTAAAAGCACCCGGATCAGTTAGTATGCGCTTCCCTGCCAGTTCAATGAGTAAGCAACAATGCCCGTATTTAGTGATAGTCATGAGCGCAGTATAACAAAAAGAACCCGCTACGATGTGCGGGTCCATGTTTTGGTGCGGAGTCAGTGGTCGGGGTTCAGGACGATGTCTTCCATCACCCTGCCTACGCCAGCTTCTTCCGGGGTGAGCCGATCGAGCGGTCTCGTCATTCTGTAGCCGAGTGCCGCGCAAGGGGCATCTGATTCTGCCTCTACCAAGGGACGACTTTTTTTGCCGACGATTTGGTAAGGGGCGAGGTCTCGAAGCTTGCTGAACAACTGACGCACGCAGTGACACAATAGTGTCAGGTTTTTTTCTTGCATCTGCCTACCCTCTCTTTGGTCTTGTCTAGTTGTAAATAATAAAACACACTATTGTTTTAGTCAATAGTGTGTACTGAATAACAAATGTTTAGGCTGCCAGATCTTCTGAGTGTAGTTCGCCGTTTGGGGTTGCGTCGTTTCTAACCTGCTCAGCTTGCTCTGCGATCTGTAGTGCCTCGGCTCTTGAGACAAATCGTCCAACACTTGTCGCAAAACCATCAAGCACTAGGTCAGGATTGGCCGCCTGCAGACGAGTAATGAATAGCTTGATGTCACCATCTGTACCTTCCGTTAGTTCTGGGTTTGTTACGTGCAACTGTTCTCGTAACTGCTCGAATGCATGCGCGTGTGTAATGCCCCTGAATATCTCTCCATTGTATTGCACTGCAGCTCCGAGTACTCGTTCTGGTGCCTGAGGCCCACTTTCGATCATATGTAAAAAGTATAGCTTGGTACCCGAATAGTGCAAATGTATAGCAGTTTTTCAGTAATACGGTAGACTGAGGACATGAAAATCTACTCATGGAACGTTAACGGCATTCGAGCCGTCAATAAAAAGGGTTTATTTGAGCCATTTTTAGAAAAACACGACCCAGATATCCTGTGTTTACAAGAAACTAAGGCAAACCATGAGCAAGTTGATCTCGATTGGCCACAATTTGAAGAATATTGGTGTTCAGCGGAGCGAAAAGGCTACTCAGGCACGGCAATTTTCACCAAATACACCCCAATTGACGTTGTAAATGGTCTTCCCGAGGATATCTTGAGCAAGTACAAGCTTGAGGACAGTTATGGCGACACTACTAAAGAAGGTCGTGTTGTCACTGCTGAATTTGAGCCGTTCTATGTCAGTACGGTCTATACTCCGAATGCTAAAGATGACCTTTCTCGTATTCCAATGCGTCAAGAGTGGGACCCAGCGTATCTTGAGTACATGGATCGGTTGCAGCAAGACAAGCCAGTGATTTTCTGTGGTGATTTCAATGTTGCACATCAGCCGATCGACCTCGCAAGGCCGAAACCAAACGAGGGCAAAAAAGGATTCACACTCGAAGAACGAGCAGGCTTCGATGCGATGATCGAAAAAGGTTTCGTCGACACCCTTCGCCACTTCCACCCTAACACTCCAGAACTTTACACCTGGTGGTCGCACTTCGGTGGTGCTCGTGAACGTAATGTCGGTTGGCGTATCGACTACGTGATGCTCTCAGAAGCACTTACTCCCCTCCTTAAGAATGCTAAGATCCATCCTGATGTGCTGGGAAGTGATCACTGTCCAGTATCAGTAGAGCTGGGGATTGAACTCTAGTCTCCAGGCAAACTTTAAGAGCGCTGTGTAATTGTGACTCAGCGTCCTCGCAATGAGAATTATTGCTGCGGATGCTTCACTACAATTACATAGCGCTCTTTTACGTTGATAAATAAGCATATTAGGGCACAAAAAGTAAATGTATTTCGAAAAGGCAATCACACGAAACACAAATTTGTCAATGATTAATTGTAAAAGACAGTTATCCCCACTTATGCACAAGCGTGTCCTTTACCTTGTCCTTTACAGGGAGTATATTATTGGCAGGCCCAGAGAGGGCGCGCAGTTACTTCCAGAGAGTTGCACTGAAGAAAATCTTCCGTCCATCTCCCTGGGGGTAAACCGTAAAGAGATCTTCCAAAATAACAACAAGAGTATTACCTCCAAGAATCGAAAGATTCTTTACTCAAAAACGTTCATAACATCCCACCCCGAAAGAGAACAGATAGAAGCACCTCTACAATGCGACTATCACCAAATGTTCATCTTTCACACAACGTAAGAGCTTCGGAATAGGTTAGATCAAAATGATCGCCAACTAGGATTACCATAATCCTCCAAATATAAGCTCAATTTTTTACAAGGCCTGAAGGCACCGGCAGCTGATCACCACCACGATTGGCTCCCGATACCTTCAGGTCTTTTCTTTTGTTTATATTGTGTGACACCAGAAGTCGTGGTAACTTTCTAGCGTAATCGATCTTTTTGTTTGGAGGGTTACATGTCAAATATTCTAAGACTCCCTCAGGCAGTAGACTCCTTTGAGCTCTATAAGCAGCTGTGGCGATCTGCATTACAGAAAGACGGCACTCTTGGTTCCGCAGATGCTCTAACGATTGCTTTTGAGAGCAACGAAGTCCAGCGGGCGCTCAGTAACCAGCAAGTTCCCGGTGTCATGCACCACAGGACTCTACGCTTTATGGAGAAAGCAGGTGTTCTTAGCAGGAAAGGAGATTGTTTTTACCTCACTCATAATGGTATAGCTACTTATGTAGCAAGGCTTCGGCGGTGTTTCTGATAAAAAAACGGCTCAACAGAGCCGTTTTCTCAATTTTGTCCTTTATAATTACCCTACCCCACGTGGTGCTCCCGAGCAATGTCCTTTAGAGCAGCTTCCTCCTCTTCTGCCTGCCTGCGCTTCCCGGCTTCCGCCAGTTCAACAAGCGTTTCTTCTGGCATTTCAAGCAACTCAAGGGCACGTTTTTCCATGAATTCCTCTGTGTTTTTACTTGCGTCATCTAAGGCTTCCTCCAAAAGAGCGTGCAAAATATAGCCAAGTCGCCGTCCTGGCTTCTCGCCCGAGAGTTCCATGATGCGGTCGCCATTGATCTTCAACATTTTGACTGAGATCGGATCACGCAGTGCTTCGTCTACCATCGCTTTGTATTTTCGGAATCGGAATGGCTGTTCCTTTGGTCGACCCATGCCAATGCGGTCACAAACACGTAAACTAAGGAGATCTTCAATGTGATCTTCACCAATTCGGGTGATCGTCCGGCGTACGGCAGCTAAAGTGATCTCGTCAGGATCAGCAAAGAACATATGCCAGCGTACTAGGTTGATTACCTCCTCAGAAAGTTCTCGTGGTAATCGTAAACGATCCATGATTTTACTAGTCATTCTGGCTCCAACTACTTCATGTCCAAAGAAGGTATACTGCTTGTTCTTGCCTCCTTCACGTCGGGTTTGCGGCTTGGCTATGTCATGAAAGAGTGCTGCCAGTCGCATGGCTAGTGAGTAGTCCTTGTCTGCGGCAGCCTGCATGGTGCGTAAAAGGTGTTCATATACGTCATATGCATGCGCTCCACCCTGTTCTATCCCTATACCAAGTCGTAGTTCCGGTAAGAACTGCTCCAGTAGGCCGAGCTTCTCCATAAAGATGATCCCCTGCATCGGGGTCGGAGAGTTAACAGTACGTAAGAATTCGCTCGCAATACGTTCGATAGAAATACGACTTAATTGCTGGCTATGTCGGGTGATTGCTGCCATGGTTTCGGCTTCGATCATGAAATCAAGTTCGGCCGCGAGACGCACGGCACGCATCATGCGGAGCGCGTCTTCTGAGAAGCGTTCATTCGCGTCACCGACTGCCTTGAGCCGTCTCGCGGCCAAATCCTCCAAACCATCGTAGTTATCAACCAGCTCATCAGTAGAAATACGGTACGCCAAGGCGTTCACGGTAAAATCACGTCGCTGTAAGTCTTCTTCAAGTGATACTCCAAATGTCACTTCATCGGGTCGTCTTGCGTCACTGTAGCCACTCTCAGTTCTATACGGAGTTACTTCGATAACCTTTAGAGAATCATGTTCAGATTCTGTTTTTATACCGACGGTACCGTAATCATTATTAGCATAATGTTCTGGAAATAGTGCTTGAATCTCTTCAGGGGTAGCGTTGGTGGTCAGGTCCCAATCCTTTGGGATTTTGCCGAGTAAGAGGTCGCGAGTGCAGCCGCCGACCACATATGCTTCAAAACCCTTGTCTTCCAGGGTTTTTGCGACTTGTCTCACTTCAATTGGAATATTTTGTGGGGTGATCATGTGCTTTTGTATTTTAGCAAGATTGTGGTCACA
Above is a window of Candidatus Nomurabacteria bacterium DNA encoding:
- a CDS encoding bifunctional (p)ppGpp synthetase/guanosine-3',5'-bis(diphosphate) 3'-pyrophosphohydrolase codes for the protein MALYIPNQNNRINHAIQFATIAHGNQVRKGNEFVPYIFHPIDVANEIAFHSGLTGSEMDQALVDAILHDVIEDTAVTYENVRDQFGQITADDVQVTSKNSRLQKGEQFVDMLQRAKAAPARVQCVKLADRLSNLKTFPSFWDRDKIAQYLDEAVVIAETLGGASVELKAKLLTQVADMRKVLSLRS
- a CDS encoding ATP-dependent Clp protease ATP-binding subunit, which produces MNTLGNSIKDYQPAIRLTAIMSRSLLSVLRKISFVIAVVTGGAAVATYFFMGEAYTTQLLGVSLISTAIWLEQILSYAYHNSYYFRGLNSLIGIEEKDVEVATYDVAAATLKYPNDVSMAFCVSTFGATALLRSGLSSDAVDAYLQGARQKITADMVMLPEDEIFSLIGLGKYLLIHDTAFKALFKNAGIREEIFLGSLRWVVGSYHQEKRRQRWWSKDNLSRTTGIGREWAYGTAYILQRFSRDIRTSAVFSTLGADSSFADEKVREIESTLVRAKASNVLIIGEAGVGKMDLVMEVNRRMQTGKSLDAIAGRHMIVLDTNRLFAVHRDKQALELTLLELFTEATNAGNTIIVIENLSTFVREAEAMGVFIPELLDEFLALPQLQLIATDTPGAYHTYLETLGAFTRRFAEVLIDTPDLTATTRVLQDIALQHEMKFNILFTYAGLNAITTAADRYVVEGVMPDKAIELLIDIATKASQQGVSVITEDFVYQSVSDMTGVPAGPIKDEERDLLLNLGDKLHQQVIGQQRAIDAIARTMRRARAGIQSTDKPMGSFLFLGPTGVGKTETAKALANIFFGGEDKMQRIDMSEYSGEDALERLIGDGEQPGVLPTILREHPYCVLLLDEFEKATQPVHDVFLQVLDEGIFTDARGGKVNARNTIIIATSNAGSQLILRTVQQRKELSHLTQEIIDHIVKEGTYRPELINRFDNTIIFEPLNIEEQTEVAGLMLGGLYERVKEKGYEITVSRDLLDILVEKGYNPEFGARPMQRVLQDIVEEKIAQKIIAGAVQKGDTIPLTRADFTDAELDVKM
- a CDS encoding MBL fold metallo-hydrolase, with the translated sequence MTITKYGHCCLLIELAGKRILTDPGAFSSGFTELTGIDLILITHEHGDHLHTQSLQAVLALNPRAAVVTNTGVGKILGELGISYTTLTDRETTTAAGISIKPYDGKHEEIYENFGQVENTGFLLEDGEFFYPGDSYIVPDEQVNILAAPVAGPWLKVNEAIRYVLAVNPKQVIPVHEAVLSEVGKRVTYPHFERELTKQNITFTVLEPEKTVIM
- a CDS encoding cold shock domain-containing protein; translation: MKGTVVRKRDEGYGFIKPEEGDKDVFFHASAVVDITFDDLKEGDAVTFDVEEGPKGPAAANVTKVGNAAPAEAANDDNFDQAEAA
- the xth gene encoding exodeoxyribonuclease III, which translates into the protein MKIYSWNVNGIRAVNKKGLFEPFLEKHDPDILCLQETKANHEQVDLDWPQFEEYWCSAERKGYSGTAIFTKYTPIDVVNGLPEDILSKYKLEDSYGDTTKEGRVVTAEFEPFYVSTVYTPNAKDDLSRIPMRQEWDPAYLEYMDRLQQDKPVIFCGDFNVAHQPIDLARPKPNEGKKGFTLEERAGFDAMIEKGFVDTLRHFHPNTPELYTWWSHFGGARERNVGWRIDYVMLSEALTPLLKNAKIHPDVLGSDHCPVSVELGIEL
- a CDS encoding HD domain-containing protein, producing MITPQNIPIEVRQVAKTLEDKGFEAYVVGGCTRDLLLGKIPKDWDLTTNATPEEIQALFPEHYANNDYGTVGIKTESEHDSLKVIEVTPYRTESGYSDARRPDEVTFGVSLEEDLQRRDFTVNALAYRISTDELVDNYDGLEDLAARRLKAVGDANERFSEDALRMMRAVRLAAELDFMIEAETMAAITRHSQQLSRISIERIASEFLRTVNSPTPMQGIIFMEKLGLLEQFLPELRLGIGIEQGGAHAYDVYEHLLRTMQAAADKDYSLAMRLAALFHDIAKPQTRREGGKNKQYTFFGHEVVGARMTSKIMDRLRLPRELSEEVINLVRWHMFFADPDEITLAAVRRTITRIGEDHIEDLLSLRVCDRIGMGRPKEQPFRFRKYKAMVDEALRDPISVKMLKINGDRIMELSGEKPGRRLGYILHALLEEALDDASKNTEEFMEKRALELLEMPEETLVELAEAGKRRQAEEEEAALKDIAREHHVG